A section of the Festucalex cinctus isolate MCC-2025b chromosome 7, RoL_Fcin_1.0, whole genome shotgun sequence genome encodes:
- the psenen gene encoding gamma-secretase subunit PEN-2 codes for MNLERLPNEEKLGLCRKYYLGGFAFLPFLWLVNVVWFFREAFVKPAYTEQLQIKTYVKRSAVGLLFWVAVLTTWITIYQHYRAQWGEVGDYISFTIPLGIP; via the exons ATGAATCTGGAAAGACTGCCAAATGAAGAGAAACTTGGCCTCTGCAGAAAATATTATCTAG GTGGATTTGCGTTTCTGCCATTCCTTTGGCTGGTCAACGTGGTTTGGTTTTTCCGAGAAGCGTTTGTAAAACCAGCCTACACTGAACAACTGCAGATAAAAACAT ATGTGAAGCGCTCTGCAGTCGGGTTGCTGTTCTGGGTTGCAGTACTCACCACTTGGATCACTATTTACCAGCACTACAGAGCCCAgtggggggaggtgggggactACATCTCCTTCACAATTCCGCTGGGCATTCCTTAA
- the hspb6 gene encoding heat shock protein beta-6 isoform X1: MNSQLIMQRQYITQLCSAARSHSAILQSPTQLLKRKVGCGHQMTCSDILLPQLFLLIYCFHRSAMDFILPSTLPVGGIQWEKVLPPLFPRLNGTYGQYSWTPQLIIPEIDTTTSAAEATCDDSGFTVQVDVRHFNPKDLQVKVAGDFVEVQGKHEEKKKDSSGMTTRQFNRRYRIPKGVDTMALESAVSPDGVLIISAPMMQTEMSTSKPFP; this comes from the exons ATGAATTCCCAACTCATTATGCAACGTCAGTATATAACCCAGCTATGCTCAGCAGCTCGGAGTCACTCAGCCATACTCCAGTCTCCAACACAACTACTGAAGAGAAAGGTAGGTTGTGGCCACCAGATGACATGCTCTGATATTTTGCTGCCACAACTTTTtctattaatttattgttttcatAGATCTGCCATGGATTTCATCCTACCATCCACACTACCTGTTGGTGGCATCCAATGGGAGAAGGTTTTACCACCACTTTTTCCTCGTCTCAATGGGACTTACGGACAATATAGCTGGACACCACAACTGATAATTCCAGAGATTGATACGACCACCAGTGCTGCAGAG GCAACTTGTGACGACAGTGGATTTACAGTCCAAGTGGACGTCAGACATTTTAACCCCAAGGATCTCCAGGTCAAAGTGGCAGGAGATTTTGTAGAGGTACAAGGAAAGcacgaagaaaaaaag AAAGATAGTTCTGGGATGACAACAAGACAGTTTAACCGTCGCTACAGAATTCCAAAGGGAGTGGATACCATGGCTTTGGAATCCGCAGTTTCCCCAGATGGCGTACTTATCATATCTGCGCCCATGATGCAAACAGAGATGTCCACGTCTAAGCCATTCCCATAA
- the hspb6 gene encoding heat shock protein beta-6 isoform X2 yields the protein MDFILPSTLPVGGIQWEKVLPPLFPRLNGTYGQYSWTPQLIIPEIDTTTSAAEATCDDSGFTVQVDVRHFNPKDLQVKVAGDFVEVQGKHEEKKKDSSGMTTRQFNRRYRIPKGVDTMALESAVSPDGVLIISAPMMQTEMSTSKPFP from the exons ATGGATTTCATCCTACCATCCACACTACCTGTTGGTGGCATCCAATGGGAGAAGGTTTTACCACCACTTTTTCCTCGTCTCAATGGGACTTACGGACAATATAGCTGGACACCACAACTGATAATTCCAGAGATTGATACGACCACCAGTGCTGCAGAG GCAACTTGTGACGACAGTGGATTTACAGTCCAAGTGGACGTCAGACATTTTAACCCCAAGGATCTCCAGGTCAAAGTGGCAGGAGATTTTGTAGAGGTACAAGGAAAGcacgaagaaaaaaag AAAGATAGTTCTGGGATGACAACAAGACAGTTTAACCGTCGCTACAGAATTCCAAAGGGAGTGGATACCATGGCTTTGGAATCCGCAGTTTCCCCAGATGGCGTACTTATCATATCTGCGCCCATGATGCAAACAGAGATGTCCACGTCTAAGCCATTCCCATAA